One window of Saimiri boliviensis isolate mSaiBol1 chromosome 4, mSaiBol1.pri, whole genome shotgun sequence genomic DNA carries:
- the ZBTB12 gene encoding zinc finger and BTB domain-containing protein 12, with translation MASGVEVLRFQLPGHEAATLRNMNQLRAEERFCDVTIVADSLKFRGHKVILAACSPFLRDQFLLNPSSELQVSLMHSARIVADLLLSCYTGALEFAVRDIVNYLTAASYLQMEHVVEKCRNALSQFIEPKIGLKEDGVSEASLVSSVSATKSLLPPARTPKPAPKPPPPPPLPPPLLRPVKLEFPLDEDLELKAEEEDEDEDEDVSDICIVKVESALEVAHRLKPPGGLGGGLGIGGSVGGHLGELAQSSVPPSTVAPPQGVVKACYSLSEDAEGEGLLLIPGGRASVGATSGLVEAAAVAMAARGAGGSLGAGGSRGPLPGGFSGGNPLKNIKCTKCPEVFQGVEKLVFHMRAQHFIFMCPRCGKQFNHSSNLNRHMNVHRGVKSHSCGICGKCFTQKSTLHDHLNLHSGARPYRCSYCDVRFAHKPAIRRHLKEQHGKTTAENVLEASVAEINVLIR, from the coding sequence TGGAAGTCCTGCGCTTCCAGCTGCCCGGCCACGAGGCCGCTACGCTACGGAACATGAACCAGCTCCGGGCAGAGGAGCGGTTCTGCGACGTGACCATTGTGGCCGACAGCCTCAAGTTTCGAGGCCACAAGGTCATCTTGGCCGCCTGCTCACCGTTCCTGCGGGATCAGTTCCTGCTGAACCCCAGCTCGGAGCTGCAGGTCTCCCTGATGCACAGTGCACGCATTGTGGCCGACCTGCTCCTCTCCTGCTACACGGGCGCCCTGGAATTCGCTGTTAGGGACATCGTCAACTACCTGACGGCAGCCTCCTACCTGCAGATGGAGCACGTGGTGGAGAAATGCCGGAATGCCCTCAGCCAGTTTATTGAGCCCAAAATAGGCCTCAAAGAGGATGGGGTCAGTGAGGCTAGCCTTGTGAGCAGCGTCAGCGCCACCaagtccctcctccctccagccagGACCCCAAAGCCAGCCCcgaagcccccacccccacctcctctaCCCCCTCCACTCCTGCGGCCCGTGAAGCTGGAGTTCCCACTGGATGAGGACTTGGAGCTAAAAGCCGAGgaagaggatgaggatgaggacgAGGACGTGTCTGACATCTGCATTGTCAAGGTGGAGTCGGCCCTGGAGGTGGCACACCGGCTCAAACCCCCCGGAGGCCTGGGAGGGGGTCTGGGTATTGGAGGCTCCGTGGGTGGCCACCTTGGGGAGCTGGCCCAGAGCAGCGTGCCCCCCAGCACTGTAGCTCCACCGCAGGGTGTGGTGAAGGCCTGCTATAGCCTGTCCGAGGACGCGGAAGGGGAGGGCCTGCTGTTGATTCCCGGAGGCCGGGCCAGCGTGGGGGCCACCTCTGGCCTGGTGGAAGCAGCAGCGGTGGCTATGGCTgcccggggggcggggggcagccTAGGGGCGGGGGGCAGCCGGGGACCCCTGCCTGGGGGCTTCTCAGGTGGAAACCCCTTAAAGAACATCAAATGCACCAAGTGCCCGGAAGTGTTCCAGGGCGTGGAGAAGCTGGTCTTCCACATGCGGGCGCAGCACTTCATCTTCATGTGCCCTCGCTGTGGCAAGCAGTTCAACCACAGCAGCAACCTCAACCGCCACATGAACGTGCACCGTGGTGTCAAGTCACATTCGTGCGGCATCTGCGGCAAGTGCTTCACCCAGAAGTCCACCCTGCACGACCACCTCAATCTGCACTCGGGAGCGCGGCCCTACCGCTGCTCCTACTGCGACGTGCGCTTCGCCCACAAGCCTGCCATTAGGCGGCACCTCAAGGAGCAACACGGCAAGACCACGGCCGAGAACGTGCTGGAGGCCAGCGTGGCCGAGATCAACGTCCTCATCCGCTAA